A single genomic interval of Oryza sativa Japonica Group chromosome 7, ASM3414082v1 harbors:
- the LOC4343150 gene encoding uncharacterized protein isoform X3 — protein MLPKIHGKRSDRPRGRNHTPWAPLQGLLNSVRNIRKYVNDRSVGSKMMKSTERDSMSSSASETAPKLKDNNGEDTKYKLLEIKTEITERIDPKTRGKRSARHRVKEPALWTSQDELQKFETGKNRNGNEQAVYSRKRKKTASKGEAKTGTGNDVTEKTGVRVIDTSAEVKNSTSENTNQKDGVPTLNTPMDKKLSGADAFKQEDALIADDAGAGLKDSNGAAASALDQHATGATNPMENKADNGVSGAEAALASIYGEPSEWDMCITFAVKLLMDEMPLPEDAAEVEEFFRQSITNIAGSSVP, from the exons ATGCTTCCCAAGATTCATGGAAAGCGTTCGGACCGCCCAAGGGGAAGGAATCATACACCTTGGGCACCACTTCAGGGGCTTCTGAACTCTGTAAGGAATATAAGAAAATATGTGAATGATCGGAGTGTTGGCTCAAAGATGATGAAATCAACTGAAAGAGACAGCATGTCAAGCAGTGCATCTGAAACGGCACCTAAATTAAAGGACAACAATGGTGAAGATACTAAATACAAACTTCTAGAAATAAAAACAGAGATCACTGAACGCATAGACCCAAAAACACGCGGTAAACGTTCGGCGCGCCACAGGGTAAAAGAGCCTGCATTGTGGACATCACAGGATGAGCTCCAGAAATTTGAAACTGGGAAGAACAGGAATGGTAATGAACAGGCTGTTTATtcaaggaagaggaagaagacagCTTCCAAGGGAGAGGCGAAAACCGGCACCGGTAACGATGTTACTGAGAAGACTGGTGTCCGAGTGATTGATACCTCAGCTGAGGTGAAGAACAGCACTAGTGAAAATACAAACCAGAAGGACGGTGTGCCAACTCTCAATACTCCAATGGACAAGAAACTTTCAGGTGCAGATGCATTTAAGCAGGAGGATGCCTTGATAGCTGATGATGCTGGAGCTGGCCTCAAGGACAGCAATGGTGCAGCTGCCAGTGCTCTTGATCAGCATGCCACTGGTGCCACCAATCCTATGGAGAACAAAGCAGACAATG GTGTTTCAGGTGCAGAAGCAGCCCTAGCATCGATATACGGAGAGCCGTCCGAATGGGACATGTGTATCACATTTGCTGTCAAGCTGCTGATGGATGAGATGCCACTTCCTGAGGATGCCGCAGAAGTTGAAGAGTTCTTCAGACAAAGCATCACAAATATTGCAGGATCTTCTGTCCCCTAG
- the LOC4343150 gene encoding uncharacterized protein isoform X1, producing MHADLVVYFLSGSSGDSEPMLPKIHGKRSDRPRGRNHTPWAPLQGLLNSVRNIRKYVNDRSVGSKMMKSTERDSMSSSASETAPKLKDNNGEDTKYKLLEIKTEITERIDPKTRGKRSARHRVKEPALWTSQDELQKFETGKNRNGNEQAVYSRKRKKTASKGEAKTGTGNDVTEKTGVRVIDTSAEVKNSTSENTNQKDGVPTLNTPMDKKLSGADAFKQEDALIADDAGAGLKDSNGAAASALDQHATGATNPMENKADNGVSGAEAALASIYGEPSEWDMCITFAVKLLMDEMPLPEDAAEVEEFFRQSITNIAGSSVP from the exons ATGCACGCAGATCTAGTTG TTTACTTTTTGTCAGGATCATCAGGAGATTCTGAACCTATGCTTCCCAAGATTCATGGAAAGCGTTCGGACCGCCCAAGGGGAAGGAATCATACACCTTGGGCACCACTTCAGGGGCTTCTGAACTCTGTAAGGAATATAAGAAAATATGTGAATGATCGGAGTGTTGGCTCAAAGATGATGAAATCAACTGAAAGAGACAGCATGTCAAGCAGTGCATCTGAAACGGCACCTAAATTAAAGGACAACAATGGTGAAGATACTAAATACAAACTTCTAGAAATAAAAACAGAGATCACTGAACGCATAGACCCAAAAACACGCGGTAAACGTTCGGCGCGCCACAGGGTAAAAGAGCCTGCATTGTGGACATCACAGGATGAGCTCCAGAAATTTGAAACTGGGAAGAACAGGAATGGTAATGAACAGGCTGTTTATtcaaggaagaggaagaagacagCTTCCAAGGGAGAGGCGAAAACCGGCACCGGTAACGATGTTACTGAGAAGACTGGTGTCCGAGTGATTGATACCTCAGCTGAGGTGAAGAACAGCACTAGTGAAAATACAAACCAGAAGGACGGTGTGCCAACTCTCAATACTCCAATGGACAAGAAACTTTCAGGTGCAGATGCATTTAAGCAGGAGGATGCCTTGATAGCTGATGATGCTGGAGCTGGCCTCAAGGACAGCAATGGTGCAGCTGCCAGTGCTCTTGATCAGCATGCCACTGGTGCCACCAATCCTATGGAGAACAAAGCAGACAATG GTGTTTCAGGTGCAGAAGCAGCCCTAGCATCGATATACGGAGAGCCGTCCGAATGGGACATGTGTATCACATTTGCTGTCAAGCTGCTGATGGATGAGATGCCACTTCCTGAGGATGCCGCAGAAGTTGAAGAGTTCTTCAGACAAAGCATCACAAATATTGCAGGATCTTCTGTCCCCTAG
- the LOC4343147 gene encoding uncharacterized protein, translating into MAAAADGLPPGVRFDPADDELVSRYLLRRLRKQPIPLHGVIHEADPLGAPPWMLLAAHGRGGDEAFFFAEARAKNVRGKRQKRTVEGGGFWQGQRVCIDGERLRVPGDGGGGEVGGELEIEWRKYMLSFFAEGERGSSGWVMHEYAITAPADLASSPIRLYRVRFSGHGKKRKREPERLGARVHDDDVDGGERAAPRRAVAETALFVQQSSAVDCAESADQSFSGVIEPVFHDLPDMMPEQADAGDTAETTAAVVNLTDAMTEQPVLPLAADGDDQSSYGVIDPAFRDLADLMVLPPVLAQQEPPLAPVAMVDLPPGNADCADHQSCSGVIDPAFRDLPDMTVLPPEQADTGGGAETTTAMVSLTDKLKYSSSMDGEAAPAWCDFDFPESTDEVLSYMNFTAGAHDNNDGSVGRAAPWRPVSEIAMFEQPSAVDLPPGDADCTESADQSFSGVIEPVFHDLPDMIREQADAGDTAETTAAVVNQNYSMALCDFDSGIDFTAGAHDSGMERATPWTPMSEAALFEQQGPPLAPAAVVDLPPGNADCADHQSSYGDMIVLPSEQAGAGGGAETTEALFDQPVPPLAADCANQGSYGVIDPVFRDLADLIVLPPEQADAMDGEAAPAWCDFDFPENIDEALSYVDFTAGAHADNDGGVSETAMFEQPGSPPQHDPLLMDADGADQSSSSGALIDTVFGDHAEPIVLPLEQADTGGGAAAAVKLMDKQKYSSSSMDGEEAPAWCDSDFPESIDEVLSYVDFSTDGASCDFSMDELFDLAD; encoded by the coding sequence atggcggcggccgcggatgGGCTTCCGCCGGGCGTCAGGTTCGaccccgccgacgacgagctcgtCTCCCGCTACCTGCTCCGGCGCCTCCGGAAGCAGCCCATCCCGCTCCACGGCGTCATCCACGAGGCGGATCCCCTCGGCGCGCCGCCATGGATGCTCCTCGCCGCTCACGgccggggcggcgacgaggccttCTTCTTCGCCGAGGCGCGCGCCAAGAACGTCAGGGGGAAGCGGCAGAAGCGTACCGTCGAGGGTGGGGGGTTCTGGCAGGGGCAGCGGGTGTGCATCGACGGCGAGAGGCTGCGCgtccccggcgacggcggcggcggcgaagtcggCGGGGAATTGGAGATCGAGTGGCGGAAGTACATGCTGAGCTTCTTCGCCGAGGGGGAGAGGGGCAGCTCGGGGTGGGTGATGCACGAGTACGCCATCACGGCGCCCGCTGACCTCGCCTCGTCGCCGATCCGGCTTTACCGCGTCCGGTTCAGCGGCCACGGCAAGAAGCGCAAGCGGGAGCCGGAACGCCTGGGCGCCCGCgtccacgacgacgacgtcgacggtgGAGAACGCGCCGCGCCCCGGCGCGCCGTGGCAGAGACCGCCCTGTTCGTGCAGCAGTCGAGCGCCGTGGATTGCGCCGAATCCGCCGATCAGAGCTTCTCCGGCGTGATCGAGCCTGTGTTCCACGATCTCCCCGACATGATGCCAGAGCAAGCTGATGCCGGAGACACTGCAGAGACTACAGCAGCGGTGGTGAACCTCACGGACGCCATGACCGAGCAGCCCGTTCTTCCGCTAGCAGCAGATGGCGACGATCAGAGCTCCTACGGTGTCATCGATCCGGCGTTCCGCGATCTTGCTGACCTGATGGTCCTGCCACCTGTGCTCGCGCAGCAGGAGCCTCCGCTCGCGCCCGTGGCAATGGTGGATCTCCCTCCTGGCAATGCTGATTGCGCCGATCATCAGAGCTGCTCTGGCGTGATCGACCCGGCGTTCCGTGATCTCCCCGACATGACCGTGCTGCCACCAGAGCAAGCTGACACCGGAGGCGGAGCAGAGACTACCACAGCAATGGTGAGCCTCACGGACAAGCTGAAATACTCCTCCTCCATGGACGGCGAGGCAGCGCCGGCGTGGTGTGATTTCGATTTTCCAGAGAGCACTGATGAGGTGCTCAGCTACATGAACTTCACCGCCGGTGCCCACGACAACAATGACGGCAGTGTGGGACGCGCCGCGCCATGGCGTCCCGTGTCAGAGATCGCCATGTTCGAGCAGCCGAGCGCCGTGGATCTCCCTCCTGGCGATGCTGATTGCACTGAATCCGCCGATCAGAGCTTCTCCGGCGTGATCGAGCCGGTGTTCCATGATCTCCCCGACATGATCCGTGAGCAAGCTGATGCCGGAGACACCGCAGAGACTACTGCAGCGGTGGTGAACCAGAACTACTCCATGGCGTTGTGTGATTTCGACAGCGGCAttgacttcaccgccggcgccCACGACAGCGGCATGGAACGCGCCACGCCCTGGACTCCCATGTCAGAGGCCGCCCTGTTCGAGCAGCAAGGGCCTCCGCTCGCTCCCGCGGCAGTGGTGGATCTCCCTCCTGGCAATGCTGATTGTGCCGATCATCAGAGCTCCTACGGTGACATGATCGTCCTGCCATCAGAGCAAGCTGGCGCCGGAGGCGGAGCAGAGACTACCGAGGCCCTGTTCGACCAGCCCGTTCCGCCGCTTGCAGCAGATTGCGCCAATCAGGGCTCCTACGGCGTGATCGACCCGGTGTTCCGCGATCTCGCCGACTTGATCGTTCTGCCACCAGAGCAGGCCGACGCCatggacggcgaggcggcgccggcgtggtgTGATTTCGATTTTCCGGAGAACATTGATGAGGCGCTCAGCTAcgtcgacttcaccgccggcgccCACGCTGACAACGACGGTGGCGTGTCAGAGACCGCCATGTTCGAGCAGCCGGGGTCTCCGCCACAGCACGATCCTCTGCTGATGGATGCTGATGGCGCCGAtcagagctcctcctccggcgcgcTGATCGACACGGTGTTCGGTGATCACGCCGAACCGATCGTCCTGCCACTGGAGCAAGCTGACACCGGAGGTGGTGCAGCAGCGGCGGTGAAACTCATGGACAAGCAGaagtactcctcctcctccatggatGGCGAGGAGGCGCCGGCGTGGTGTGATTCGGATTTCCCGGAGAGCATTGACGAGGTGCTCAGCTATGTCGACTTCAGCACCGATGGCGCGAGCTGCGACTTCTCCATGGACGAGCTCTTCGATCTTGCAGATTAG
- the LOC4343149 gene encoding uncharacterized protein encodes MEELHDCVVQLRSNPQRCRDTVYVGCGAGFGGDRPMAALKLLERVKELNYLVLECLAERTLVDRYQIMMSGGKGYDPRVKEWLSVLLPLALDRGVCIITNMGAVDPLGAQEEVLELASNLGLEITVAVAYETSSGNSVFSNESTGVRQGGSTYLGVASIVHCLENGKPQVVITSRVADAALFLAPMVYELGWNWNDFEELSQGTLASHLLECGCQLTGGYFMHPGDAYRDFSFEQLLDLSLPYAEVSYKGEVFVGKAEGSGGLLSYSTCAEQLLYEVGDPANYITPDLVVDFRDVKFQQISKDKVQCKGAKPSNPCWPEKLLQLLPTESGWKGWGEISYGGQECLKRAHAAEYLVRSWMDETYPGIEGKIISYIIGYDSLKAIGDNKDSSVKQVMDVRFRMDGLFELEEHAIKFVEEFIALYTNGPAGGGGISTGQKKEITLQKILVDREKIFWQVNMKKSSIPSPQNQATNADKGQMCDQQQHKCPRRCAMGTLPLNTNMDTLPSAVPSPSGTKIPLYHVAHSRAGDKGNDLNFSIIPHFPDDIGRLRAVITRDWVKNAVSPLLDSSLFPADRANQVRYDPLENVSIEIYDVPGISSLNVVVRNILDGGVNSSRRIDRHGKTLSDLILCQNVVLPP; translated from the exons ATGGAAGAACTTCATGACTGTGTGGTCCAGTTG AGGAGCAATCCTCAGCGGTGCAGGGACACCGTTTATGTTGGCTGTGGTGCTGGATTTGGGGGTGACCGGCCCATGGCTGCTCTCAAGTTGCTGGAGAGAGTCAAGGAACTTAACTACCTTGTGCTCGAGTGTTTGGCCGAGCGAACTCTCGTGGATCGCTACCAAATCATGATGTCGGGAGGAAAAGGATATGATCCCCGAG TTAAGGAGTGGCTGTCTGTGCTTCTACCCTTAGCCTTGGATAGAGGAGTTTGCATAATAACTAACATGGGCGCTG TGGATCCACTTGGAGCTCAAGAAGAAGTTCTGGAGCTGGCATCTAATTTGGGATTGGAAATAACAGTCGCTGTAGCTTATGAAACATCTTCAG GAAATTCTGTATTTTCTAATGAATCAACTGGGGTGCGACAG GGCGGAAGCACATATCTTGGTGTGGCCTCAATTGTACACTGCCTAGAAAATGGCAAACCACAAGTTGTTATTACTTCTCGGGTTGCTGATGCTGCGCTGTTCTTAGCACCTATG GTATATGAATTAGGTTGGAATTGGAATGACTTTGAGGAGTTGTCACAAGGGACATTGGCTAGCCATCTTTTGGAATGTGGATGCCAACTCACTGGAGGGTATTTCATGCACCCTG GAGATGCATATCGAGATTTTTCTTTTGAACAGCTTCTGGATTTGTCTCTTCCATATGCCGAAGTCAGTTACAAAGGAGAAGTGTTTGTTGGAAAGGCAGAGGGCAGCGGAGGTCTTCTAAGCTACAGCACATGTGCAGAACAGCTTCTGTACGAAGTTGGAGATCCTGCAAACTATATTACTCCTGATCTG GTTGTAGATTTCCGTGATGTGAAGTTCCAGCAAATATCAAAAGACAAGGTCCAGTGCAAAGGAGCAAAACCATCCAATCCTTGCTGGCCCGAGAAACTCCTCCAATTGCTTCCTACT GAGAGCGGATGGAAAGGCTGGGGAGAGATATCATACGGTGGCCAAGAATGTTTGAAGCGAGCTCATGCAGCAGAATACCTC GTTAGGTCATGGATGGATGAAACATATCCTGGCATTGAAGGAAAAATTATCTCATACATAATAGGATATGATAGTTTGAAAGCCATTGGAGATAACAAAGACAGTTCTGTCAAACAAGTGATGGATGTCAGGTTCCGGATGGATGGGCTATTTGAGCTGGAAGAACATGCTATCAAATTTGTTGAAGAGTTCATTGCACTTTATACAAATGGGCCGGCTGGTGGTGGCGGCATAAG CACTGGGCAGAAGAAGGAAATAACTCTGCAGAAAATACTG GTTGATCGGGAGAAGATCTTTTGGCAAGTAAATATGAAGAAATCAAGTATTCCTTCTCCACAGAATCAGGCTACGAATGCTGACAAGGGTCAAATGTGTGATCAACAACAACACAAGTGCCCAAGAAGGTGTGCAATGGGCACTCTTCCCTTGAACACAAACATGGACACACTGCCATCTGCTGTTCCTTCTCCATCTGGAACAAAGATTCCTCTATACCACGTAGCTCACAGCAGGGCCGGTGATAAAGGGAATGATTTGAATTTCTCCATCATTCCGCATTTCCCTGATGACATTGGTCGGCTGAGGGCAGTGATCACTCGAGATTGGGTCAAGAATGCTGTTTCACCCCTTCTTGATTCCTCCTTGTTTCCCGCTGATCGAGCAAATCAGGTTCGGTATGATCCGCTCGAGAATGTAAGTATTGAGATTTATGATGTCCCAGGAATCAGCTCCCTGAACGTTGTCGTGAGGAATATCCTCGATGGCGGTGTGAATTCTTCGAGAAGGATTGATCGGCACGGGAAAACTCTATCAGATCTCATCTTGTGCCAGAATGTTGTCTTGCCTCCGTGA
- the LOC4343150 gene encoding uncharacterized protein isoform X2, whose protein sequence is MHADLVGSSGDSEPMLPKIHGKRSDRPRGRNHTPWAPLQGLLNSVRNIRKYVNDRSVGSKMMKSTERDSMSSSASETAPKLKDNNGEDTKYKLLEIKTEITERIDPKTRGKRSARHRVKEPALWTSQDELQKFETGKNRNGNEQAVYSRKRKKTASKGEAKTGTGNDVTEKTGVRVIDTSAEVKNSTSENTNQKDGVPTLNTPMDKKLSGADAFKQEDALIADDAGAGLKDSNGAAASALDQHATGATNPMENKADNGVSGAEAALASIYGEPSEWDMCITFAVKLLMDEMPLPEDAAEVEEFFRQSITNIAGSSVP, encoded by the exons ATGCACGCAGATCTAGTTG GATCATCAGGAGATTCTGAACCTATGCTTCCCAAGATTCATGGAAAGCGTTCGGACCGCCCAAGGGGAAGGAATCATACACCTTGGGCACCACTTCAGGGGCTTCTGAACTCTGTAAGGAATATAAGAAAATATGTGAATGATCGGAGTGTTGGCTCAAAGATGATGAAATCAACTGAAAGAGACAGCATGTCAAGCAGTGCATCTGAAACGGCACCTAAATTAAAGGACAACAATGGTGAAGATACTAAATACAAACTTCTAGAAATAAAAACAGAGATCACTGAACGCATAGACCCAAAAACACGCGGTAAACGTTCGGCGCGCCACAGGGTAAAAGAGCCTGCATTGTGGACATCACAGGATGAGCTCCAGAAATTTGAAACTGGGAAGAACAGGAATGGTAATGAACAGGCTGTTTATtcaaggaagaggaagaagacagCTTCCAAGGGAGAGGCGAAAACCGGCACCGGTAACGATGTTACTGAGAAGACTGGTGTCCGAGTGATTGATACCTCAGCTGAGGTGAAGAACAGCACTAGTGAAAATACAAACCAGAAGGACGGTGTGCCAACTCTCAATACTCCAATGGACAAGAAACTTTCAGGTGCAGATGCATTTAAGCAGGAGGATGCCTTGATAGCTGATGATGCTGGAGCTGGCCTCAAGGACAGCAATGGTGCAGCTGCCAGTGCTCTTGATCAGCATGCCACTGGTGCCACCAATCCTATGGAGAACAAAGCAGACAATG GTGTTTCAGGTGCAGAAGCAGCCCTAGCATCGATATACGGAGAGCCGTCCGAATGGGACATGTGTATCACATTTGCTGTCAAGCTGCTGATGGATGAGATGCCACTTCCTGAGGATGCCGCAGAAGTTGAAGAGTTCTTCAGACAAAGCATCACAAATATTGCAGGATCTTCTGTCCCCTAG
- the LOC107275504 gene encoding uncharacterized protein yields the protein MAAAADGLPPGVRFDPADDELVSRYLLRRLRKQPIPLHGVIHEADPLGAPPWMLLADHGRGGDEAFFFAEARAKNVKGKRQKRTVEGGGFWQGQRVCVDGERLSVPGGDGGGEVGGGLEIEWRKYMLSFFAEGERGSSGWVMHEYAITAPDDLASWPIRLYRVRFSGHGKKRKREPERLGARVHDDDVDGGQRAAPRRAVTETALFVQPSAVDCAESAGQSFSGAIEPVFHDLPDMMPEQADAGDTTETTAAVVNLTDAMSEQPVLPLAADGDDQSSYGVIDPAFRDLADLIVLPPEPDDGGMERATPCTPMSETALFEQQGPPGNADCADHQSSYGVIDPAFCEQADAGEAETTVSAAVVNQNYSMALCDFNFPEVLSYVDFTAGMEPSWQQRWPPMSESAPFEQQEPPLAPVAMVDLPPGNADCADHQSCSGVIDPAFRDLPDMTVLPPEQADTGGGAETTTAMVSLTDKLKYSSSMDGEAAQAWCDFDFPESTDEALSYIDFTAGAHTDNDGGVSETAMFEQLGSPPQHDPLPMDADGADQSSSGPLIDTVFRDHAEPIVLPLEQADTGGGAAAAVNLMDKQKYSSSMDGEAVPAWCDSDFPESIDEVLSYIDVSTDDTSCIDFSMDDLFDLAD from the coding sequence atggcggcggcggcggatgggcttCCGCCGGGCGTCAGGTTCGaccccgccgacgacgagctcgtCTCCCGCTACCTGCTCCGGCGCCTCCGGAAGCAGCCCATCCCGCTCCACGGCGTCATCCACGAGGCGGATCCCCTCGGCGCGCCGCCATGGATGCTCCTCGCCGATCACGgccggggcggcgacgaggccttCTTCTTCGCCGAGGCGCGCGCCAAGAACGTCAAGGGGAAGCGGCAGAAGCGTACCGTCGAGGGTGGGGGGTTCTGGCAGGGGCAGCGGGTTTGCGTCGACGGTGAGAGGCTGAGCGTcccaggcggcgacggcggcggcgaagtcggCGGCGGGTTGGAGATCGAGTGGCGGAAGTACATGCTGAGCTTCTTCGCCGAGGGGGAGAGGGGCAGCTCGGGGTGGGTGATGCACGAGTACGCCATCACGGCGCCCGATGATCTCGCCTCGTGGCCGATCCGGCTTTACCGCGTCCGTTTCAGCGGCCACGGCAAGAAGCGCAAGCGGGAGCCGGAACGCCTGGGCGCCCGCGTCcatgacgacgacgtcgacggtgGACAACGCGCCGCGCCCCGGCGCGCCGTGACAGAGACCGCCCTGTTCGTGCAGCCGAGCGCCGTGGATTGCGCCGAATCCGCTGGTCAGAGCTTCTCCGGCGCGATCGAGCCTGTGTTCCACGATCTCCCCGACATGATGCCGGAGCAAGCTGATGCCGGAGACACTACAGAGACTACCGCAGCGGTGGTGAACCTCACGGACGCCATGTCCGAGCAGCCCGTTCTTCCGCTAGCAGCAGATGGCGACGATCAGAGCTCCTACGGTGTCATCGATCCGGCGTTCCGCGATCTTGCTGACCTGATCGTCTTGCCACCTGAGCCAGATGACGGTGGCATGGAACGCGCCACGCCCTGCACTCCCATGTCAGAGACCGCCCTGTTCGAGCAGCAAGGGCCTCCTGGCAATGCTGATTGCGCCGATCATCAGAGCTCCTACGGTGTCATCGATCCGGCGTTCTGTGAGCAAGCCGACGCCGGAGAGGCAGAGACCACCGTATCCGCAGCAGTGGTGAACCAGAACTACTCCATGGCGTTGTGTGATTTCAATTTTCCGGAGGTACTCAGCTAcgtcgacttcaccgccggcatgGAGCCCTCCTGGCAACAGCGCTGGCCTCCCATGTCAGAGAGCGCCCCGTTCGAGCAGCAGGAGCCTCCGCTCGCGCCCGTGGCAATGGTGGATCTCCCTCCTGGCAATGCCGATTGCGCCGATCATCAGAGCTGCTCTGGCGTGATCGACCCGGCGTTCCGTGATCTCCCCGACATGACCGTCCTGCCACCAGAGCAAGCTGACACCGGAGGCGGAGCAGAGACTACCACAGCAATGGTGAGCCTCACGGACAAGCTGAAATACTCCTCCTCCATGGACGGCGAGGCAGCGCAGGCGTGGTGTGATTTCGATTTTCCAGAGAGCACTGATGAGGCGCTCAGCTACATCGACTTCACTGCCGGCGCCCACACTGACAACGACGGTGGCGTGTCAGAGACCGCCATGTTCGAGCAGCTGGGGTCTCCGCCACAGCACGATCCTCTGCCGATGGATGCTGATGGCGCCGATCAGAGCTCCTCCGGCCCGTTGATCGACACGGTGTTCCGTGATCACGCCGAACCGATCGTCCTGCCACTAGAGCAAGCTGACACCGGAGGTGGTGCAGCAGCGGCGGTGAACCTCATGGACAAGCAGAAGTATTCCTCCTCCATGGACGGCGAGGCGGTGCCGGCGTGGTGTGATTCGGATTTCCCGGAGAGCATTGACGAGGTGCTCAGCTACATCGACGTCAGCACCGATGACACGAGCTGCATCGACTTCTCCATGGACGACCTCTTCGATCTTGCAGACTAG